GTGACGCCGCAATGAAAAAATGGCGAAAGTAATATAGTTCAGACTGGTGTTTAATACTGGGATTAATAAAGTGAAAGACAAAATAAGAGGCAAACGGCGAACGCTACAGGTCTACACTAGCTTTATTATTATGTCCCGGTAATATTGAAGCTACACCCGAATGCAGGCGACCTGGTGGCCGGTGGAGATGGTGCGGAGCTCCGGGACGGACTGGGCGCATTCCGGCATGGCCATGAAGCAGCGGGGGTGGAAGGCGCAGCCCGGCGGGGGGTTAAGGGGGCTGGGCACCTCGCCCTTGAGGATAATGCGCTCCCGGGTCTCCTCCACAAAGGGGTCGGCGATGGGCACGG
This is a stretch of genomic DNA from Dehalococcoidales bacterium. It encodes these proteins:
- a CDS encoding oligopeptide/dipeptide ABC transporter ATP-binding protein, which produces VPIADPFVEETRERIILKGEVPSPLNPPPGCAFHPRCFMAMPECAQSVPELRTISTGHQVACIRV